A genomic window from Fusarium falciforme chromosome 2, complete sequence includes:
- a CDS encoding Phosphotransferase, whose translation MAPATTSSIEDFLEPLSVDLDKIHSLSQRFLVAFEKLASDSQNQFLPTPISDAILRPEAERSQGCHLAIDIGGTNLRVGFVELGTSSPSDDTAGHAVNGSDTHTGSHRYVKRLLERSWPIDEHLKNENPDSLFLWIGKCIAEVVHDGCKTLRLPLDQAMPLGVTFSFPMVQHSLSEATLMSMGKGFAISADLDLGDRLTDGYNRAKPPELPPIHVEAIANDSVSTLVSFIFNFDEAVNRRASMGLILGTGCNATIPLKVSQLHPSKRPRSVVTRPEERVEDVKIAINTEWSINGTAPPLHEVGLVSVWDKVLDSQNELPGFQPLEYMTAGRYLGELGRIMLVDYMTRHLGIAAETLPAKLLRRHGLTTTFLSHFKPLRPSVLLAGLREEFPESSGSPSFTWTEELASALYQIAKAIEVRAAAIVAAATLALLTLAGEVPAEGSDVLQQDHELGVGYTGGCIVHFQDYLEDCQEFLDQLVRKRFNGQKAVRVVLSPCHDGGVTGAGILVAAASSSSKTIDK comes from the exons ATGGCTCCCGCGACAACATCGTCCATCGAGGACTTTCTGGAGCCTCTCTCGGTGGACCTCGACAAGATCCATTCGCTGTCCCAGCGTTTTCTGGTGGCCTTTGAGAAGCTTGCGTCAGATTCGCAGAACCAGTTTCTGCCTACGCCCATCTCGGATGCCATTCTAAGGCCAGAGGCTGAGAGGAGCCAAGGATG CCACCTAGCCATAGACAT AGGCGGCACAAATTTGAGAGTTGGTTTCGTCGAGCTCGGGACGTCTTCCCCGTCAGACGACACAGCCGGTCATGCCGTCAATGGATCAGACACTCACACCGGATCGCACAGATATGTGAAGCGTCTGCTGGAACGGTCATGGCCCATCGACGAGCACCTCAAGAATGAGAACCCCGACAGCCTCTTCCTTTGGATTGGCAAGTGCATCGCCGAGGTGGTCCACGATGGCTGTAAGACGTTGCGTCTGCCGCTCGACCAGGCCATGCCGCTGGGTGTGACGTTTAGCTTCCCCATGGTGCAGCACTCTCTGTCCGAGGCCACACTCATGTCCATGGGCAAGGGATTCGCCATCTCTGCTGACCTGGATCTTGGTGACCGCCTCACTGACGGATATAACCGTGCAAAACCGCCGGAGCTGCCGCCCATCCacgtcgaggccatcgccaacgaCTCGGTGTCGACACTTGTCTCGttcatcttcaactttgacgaggctgTGAACCGACGAGCCTCGATGGGCCTGATCCTCGGAACGGGCTGCAACGCCACCATCCCGCTCAAGGTGAGCCAGCTGCACCCTAGCAAACGCCCGCGAAGCGTTGTGACCCGGCCGGAGGAGCGAGTAGAGGACGTCAAGATAGCCATTAACACTGAGTGGAGCATCAACGGCACGGCGCCTCCGCTGCACGAGGTGGGCTTGGTGAGTGTATGGGACAAGGTGCTCGACTCGCAGAACGAGCTGCCCGGGTTCCAGCCGCTCGAGTACATGACGGCGGGGAGGTACTTGGGCGAGCTCGGGCGCATCATGCTGGTCGACTACATGACGAGGCACCTGGGGATCGCGGCGGAGACGCTGCCCGCGAAGCTGCTACGGCGGCACGGTCTCACAACCACGTTCTTGAGTCACTTCAAGCCGCTCCGGCCGTCGGTCCTGCTCGCCGGCCTGCGGGAGGAATTCCCCGAGTCATCGGGCTCGCCGTCATTCACTTGGACCGAAGAGCTGGCCAGCGCCCTCTACCAGATCGCCAAGGCCATAGAAGTCCGCGCAGCCGCCATAGTAGCGGCCGCGACGTTGGCGCTGCTGACGCTGGCGGGGGAAGTTCCAGCAGAGGGCTCCGATGTCCTGCAGCAGGATCACGAACTGGGAGTCGGCTACACGGGCGGATGCATCGTGCACTTCCAGGACTACCTCGAGGACTGCCAGGAGTTTCTGGACCAGCTAGTGAGGAAACGGTTCAACGGGCAGAAGGCGGTTCGAGTGGTACTAAGCCCGTGTCACGACGGCGGTGTTACAGGAGCCGGTATTCTCGTGGCGgctgcgtcgtcgtcgagcaaGACGATAGACAAGTAG
- a CDS encoding Mitochondrial import receptor subunit tom20, which translates to MVQVSTVVTASVVTAAAAIVGYAAYFDYQRRNQAEFRRNLRRNERKQARAAKEEAEASTQQQRKNIRARVEEAKEEGFPTGVEEREAFFNEQVMAGEMLSQDPSKALESALAFYKGLKVYPAPGDLIRIYDSTVPKPILDILAEMIAYDSTLDIRTPAAPAGINLADIPNVGLD; encoded by the exons ATGGTTCAAGTCTCAACTGTGGTGACGGCATCTGTCGtaaccgccgccgccgccatcgtcG GTTATGCCGCATACTTTGACTATCAGCGTCGAAACCAGGCCGAGTTCCGCCGGAACCTGAGGAGGAACGAGCGTAAGCAGGCCCGCgctgccaaggaggaggccgaggcttCGACCCAGCAACAACGCAAGAACATCCGCGCCAGggttgaggaggccaaggaggagggcttCCCTACCGGTGTGGAAGAGCGGGAGGCCTTCTTCAACGAGCAGGTCATGGCCGGAGAGATGCTCAGCCAAGATC CTTCCAAGGCTCTTGAGTCTGCTCTGGCTTTCTACAAGGGTCTCAAGGTCTATCCCGCGCCTGGAGACCTGATCCGTATCTATGACAGCACTGTCCCCAAG CCCATATTAGATATTCTGGCCGAGATGATCGCTTATGACTCGACGCTCGACATCCGGACGCCCGCTGCTCCTGCTGGCATCAACCTCGCCGACATTCCCAACGTCGGCCTCGACTAA
- a CDS encoding RNase H type-1 domain-containing protein, whose product MSFFKEAIRDLCAKAQDVFSRSESAWLAAREAWNEDPDTQAQTILTEPQETPESTGGRMGRKNKNKTEKAEKGMGKKMLVGSSVDIFIKPPEKALERALLSDGVPSDASRLVLWTDASEKCTPSHASGLIGIAVVFQHKFHWVRITARLNHFHNIAIAETQAIVYALDYAVQQSAQLGVPLRQVEIFTDSQSALMNLARTKPPKLKRKTREGALEVNKALLESAKKAMDALDAAGIGLELHWVPRGKAKGNKVADEGSRLARLAMVDLVSPGHVMIEVIPTLDDKEVLQVPVEETLVYARATSAHRRLMAEGVAKLFTSQVEQPPIKPLSGKPASIESPAASQSLIPDAALYPADLLGMKPVSENQPMLEVQHPAEPEPEPEPEPEKQATARVGLNMPRPEAAFVRDVYVPDRWAAPQTPHSNKAEDWPDVRDASRS is encoded by the exons ATGTCCTTCTTCAAGGAAGCTATTCGAGACCTCTGTGCCAAAGCTCAGGATGTGTTTTCCCGTTCCGAGAGTGCCTGGCTCGCCGCGCGTGAGGCGTGGAACGAGGACCCCGATACGCAGGCACAGACAATCCTGACTGAACCCCAAGAGACCCCAGAATCGACAGGCGGCCGCATGGGcaggaagaacaagaacaagacaGAAAAGGCAGAAAAGGGAATGGGCAAGAAGATGCTAGTTGGGTCATCTGTCGACATTTTCATTAAACCACCGGAAAAGGCACTCGAGCGAGCACTTCTATCGGACGGCGTACCGAGTGATGCCTCGCGCTTGGTTCTCTGGACTGACGCTTCAGAAAAGTGTACCCCTAGCCACGCCTCCGGTCTCATAGGCATAGCTGTGGTATTCCAACACAAGTTCCACTGGGTACGAATTACGGCTCGGTTGAACCATTTCCACAACATCGCCATTGCAGAGACTCAGGCCATTGTATATGCCCTTGACTATGCAGTACAGCAGTCTGCACAACTAGGCGTTCCCTTGCGCCAAGTTGAGATCTTCACTGACAGCCAGAGTGCGCTGATGAACTTGGCAAGAACAAAGCCCCCAAAGCTCAAGCGCAAGACCCGCGAGGGGGCGCTCGAAGTCAACAAGGCACTACTCGAGTCAGCCAAGAAGGCAATGGATGCGCTGGATGCAGCTGGTATCGGTCTGGAGTTGCACTGGGTCCCGCGAGGCAAAGCCAAGGGGAACAAAGTTGCAGACGAGGGATCACGGCTTGCAAGACTGGCAATGGTAGACCTTGTATCACCTGGTCACGTTATGATCGAAGTCATCCCAACTCTCGATGACAAGGAAGTTCTCCAGGTGCCCGTAGAAGAGACACTTGT GTATGCAAGAGCGACATCTGCTCATCGCCGACTCATGGCGGAAGGAGTCGCAAAACTGTTTACGTCGCAAGTCGAACAGCCGCCAATCAAACCGCTCTCCGGCAAACCGGCCTCGATCGAATCACCTGCTGCATCACAGTCCCTCATCCCGGACGCGGCGCTTTACCCGGCTGATCTGTTGGGGATGAAACCTGTGTCTGAGAATCAGCCAATGCTTGAAGTTCAACATCCagctgagcctgagcctgaacCTGAGCCTGAACCCGAGAAGCAAGCAACAGCGCGAGTCGGACTTAACATGCCACGACCGGAAGCAGCATTTGTCAGAGATGTATACGTCCCAGACCGTTGGGCCGCCCCTCAAACCCCTCACAGCAATAAGGCTGAGGATTGGCCCGATGTCCGAGATGCATCTCGCTCTTGA
- a CDS encoding Serine/threonine-protein phosphatase — MDTNMEDVGRAPADASPVLNLEPTTIPTLDGWIESLMGCKQLAESDVQRLCDKAREVLQEESNVQPVKCPVTVCGDIHGQFHDLMELFKIGGPNPDTNYLFMGDYVDRGYYSVETVTLLVALKIRYPQRITILRGNHESRQITQVYGFYDECLRKYGNANVWKYFTDLFDYLPLTALIDNQIFCLHGGLSPSIDTLDNIRALDRIQEVPHEGPMCDLLWSDPDDRCGWGISPRGAGYTFGQDISEAFNHNNGLTLIARAHQLVMEGYNWSQDRNVVTIFSAPNYCYRCGNQAAIMEIDEHLKYTFLQFDPCPRAGEPMVSRRTPDYFL, encoded by the exons ATGGACACCAATATGGAGGATGTCGGGCGCGCACCCGCCGATGCCTCCCCCgttctcaacctcgagcccACCACCATCCCCACCCTCGACGGCTGGATCGAGAGCTTGATGGGCTGCAAGCAGCTGGCCGAGTCTGATGTTCAGAGACTGTGCGACAAG GCACGAGAAGTTCTACAGGAGGAGTCGAATGTGCAACCCGTG AAATGCCCCGTCACCGTCTGTGGTGATATCCACGGCCAGTTCCACGACCTGATGGAGCTCTTCAAGATTGGTGGCCCCAACCCCGATACCAACTACCTCTTCATGG GCGACTACGTCGACCGAGGTTATTACTCCGTCGAGACCGTCaccctcctcgtcgccctcaAGATCCGATACCCTCAGCGAATCACCATCCTCCGAGGAAACCACGAGTCCCGTCAGATCACCCAGGTCTACGGCTTCTACGACGAGTGCCTCCGAAAATACGGCAACGCCAACGTGTGGAAGTACTTTACCGACCTCTTCGACTACCTCCCCCTCACTGCCTTGATCGACAACCAGATCTTCTGTCTTCACGGCGGTCTCTCCCCCAGTATCGACACGCTGGATAACATCCGAGCTCTCGATCGCATCCAGGAGGTCCCCCACGAGGGTCCCATGTGTGATCTCCTGTGGTCAGACCCCGACGACCGATGCGGCTGGGGTATCTCCCCCCGTGGTGCGGGGTACACATTCGGCCAGGATATTTCAGAGGCTTTCAATCACAACAACGGTTTGACCCTGATTGCGCGAGCCCATCAGCTTGTCATGGAGGGCTACAACTGGTCTCAAGACAGAAATGTCGTGACAATCTTTTCAG CACCCAACTACTGCTACAGATGCGGTAACCAGGCCGCCATCATGGAGATTGACGAGCACCTGAAGTATACTTT CTTGCAATTCGACCCATGCCCCAGAGCAGGCGAGCCCATGGTCTCAAGGC GGACTCCCGACTACTTCCTCTAA
- a CDS encoding Oxidored-FMN domain-containing protein, protein MTVSKATKLFTPTKVGAVNLQHRVVLAPLTRRRADAATAVPADWAAEYYAQRSSPGGLLVSEGTFIAEEAGGLPNVPGIYSKEQIAAWKDITDAVHAKGGIIFCQIWALGRAAKPNVVSTVWSAGSTPLVPEGAESSDPPPNFKVLSESDIDRFVGHYRQAALNAIEAGFDGVEIHGANGYLVDQFVSNPLPPETTDLTLSQLQSNSNDRTDSYGGSLENRLRFPLRVLNAVSDAIGPERVGIRMSPFSRFQGMREADPLALFVPWAKAIVKAQPSLAFVHAVEPRANGSQDTPEHLRSAEDTLAPIREVLNSAGVKLIVAGGFLPETAIKHASETDDLVAFGRYFIPNPDLPARIENGWPLAKYDRSLFYTQNEVGYTDYPPYNDNESRL, encoded by the exons ATGACAGTTTCAAAGGCGACAAAGCTGTTCACTCCGACCAAGGTCGGCGCCGTCAACTTGCAGCACCGAGTTGTTCTGGCGCCGCTGACACGAAGGCGTGCAGATGCTGCAACGGCTGTACCAGCTGATTGGGCGGCTGAGTACTACGCTCAGCGATCTTCAC CTGGTGGGTTGCTTGTCTCTGAAGGGACCTTTATCGCTGAAGAAGCGGGGGGCCTTCCCAACGTTCCAG GAATCTACTCCAAGGAGCAGATAGCAGCTTGGAAAGATATCACGGACGCAGTTCATGCCAAGGGAGGTATCATCTTCTGTCAAATCTGGGCTCTCGG AAGGGCCGCAAAGCCAAATGTTGTATCGACTGTTTGGAGCGCTGGTTCAACGCCCCTTGTTCCGGAGGGTGCTGAGTCAAGTGATCCGCCTCCCAACTTCAAGGTTTTGAGCGAGTCTGATATCGATCGATTTGTTGGACACTACCGACAGGCTGCCCTCAACGCAATCGAGGCTGGCTTTGACGGAGTTGAGATCCACGGTGCCAACGGATAT CTCGTTGACCAGTTTGTAAGTAATCCCCTGCCCCCTGAAACAACAGACCTGACACTTTCACAGCTTCAGTCGAACTCCAACGATCGTACAGATTCGTACGGAGGTAGTCTTGAGAACCGCCTCCGCTTCCCACTGAGGGTTCTCAATGCCGTCAGTGATGCCATCGGCCCCGAACGTGTCGGCATCCGAATGTCGCCCTTCTCCCGCTTCCAGGGTATGCGTGAGGCCGACCCCCTGGCCCTCTTCGTCCCCtgggccaaggccatcgtcAAAGCTCAGCCATCTCTGGCGTTTGTCCACGCCGTGGAGCCACGAGCCAACGGATCGCAGGATACACCTGAGCACCTGCGAAGTGCAGAGGACACATTGGCGCCCATCCGCGAGGTTCTTAACAGTGCCGGAGTCAAGCTCATTGTTGCCGGAGGATTCCTGCCCGAGACGGCCATCAAGCATGCGAGCGAAACGGATGATCTCGTGGCCTTTGGGAGATACTTTATTC CGAACCCCGATCTCCCAGCACGAATCGAGAACGGATGGCCACTGGCAAAGTATGACCGGTCGCTCTTTTACACCCAGAATGAAGTGGGATACACCGA TTATCCCCCATACAACGACAATGAATCTAGACTTTGA
- a CDS encoding Pre-mRNA-splicing factor cef-1, whose amino-acid sequence MPVVKGGVWTNIEDEILKASVSKYGLNQWARVSSLLARKTPKQCKARWNEWLDPSIKKIEWSKDEDEKLLHLAKIMPTQWRTIAPIVGRTANQCLERYQKLLDEAEARESSSLGLMGPEGGETQAPSADDVRRLRPGELDPDPETKPARPDTIDLDEDEKEMLSEARARLANTQGKKAKRKARERQQEESRRLAALQKRRELKTAGINIKVTTRKKGEMDYNADIPFERKALSGFYDTSEEMAMNEAQRAAFDPRKQQLANKRKGDDDDDKDRKRRKNDKDGSSESYKAALKAGQLQKIREAEQSSKRRALVLPSPQVSEGELEDIVKMGKMGEAANLRARESENDATRGLVNTYSTLNSNAPIRTPKAPEQEDHIANEIRNIRALNETKSALLGGENTPLHEGASSTGFDGITPRKQTISTPNPLATPLRGPDGVGATPRRPGQTPLRTPRDTLALNQDDGMSMTSATPRDIRMREVALRSQLKSGLASLPKPKDTEWEFDIPDEQNEAMQVDEMTEEDAAERDRRERERREAEEALEFRRRTQVMQKNLPRPVRVNFTDLVKKASRITNEAQSLIAKESAMLMANDAMRYPLPGGQVNGAPRALQHIDDDALAEARLLIMSETKPLPSLEDIQSAFEARASSSLLLGLGCYNDDEEEQGVAMKAAFDSVQDSIMASAEQGAKLEKKLSLHLGGYQKRQKMLRDKMGGAADALEKARSALAGFKTLAISEDVAIERRLNALREEVGFVSRREREAQEEYRKAKEELDGLMTNGVNGVH is encoded by the exons ATGCCCGTCGTCAAGGGAGGCGTGTGGACCAACATCGAGGATGAGATCCTCAAGGCCTCCGTGTCCAAGTATGGTCTCAACCAATGGGCACGTGTCTCGTCGCTGCTTGCGCGCAAGACGCCCAAGCAGTGCAAGGCCCGTTGGAACGAGTGGCTCGATCCCAGCATTAAGAAGATCGAATGGagcaaggatgaagatgagaagcTGCTGCATCTTGCCAAGATTATGCCCACACAGTGGCGCACCATCGCTCCCATCGTCGGTCGAACTGCCAACCAGTGCCTCGAACGATATcagaagctcctcgatgaagctgaagcgcGAGAGTCATCTAGCCTTGGGTTGATGGGCCCGGAGGGAGGCGAGACTCAAGCGCCAAGCGCCGATGATGTGCGACGACTGCGTCCCGGCGAGCTGGATCCCGACCCCGAAACGAAACCCGCACGACCCGACACGATCGATCTcgacgaagatgagaaggagatgTTGAGCGAGGCTCGTGCCCGCCTGGCGAACACCCAGGGTAAAAAGGCCAAGAGAAAGGCGCGAGAGCGTCAGCAAGAGGAGTCTCGCCGCCTGGCAGCCTTGCAAAAGAGGCGAGAGCTCAAGACGGCCGGTATCAACATCAAGGTGACGACTCGGAAGAAGGGTGAGATGGATTACAACGCCGATATCCCCTTTGAAAGGAAGGCCCTGTCTGGTTTCTATGATACCTCAGAAGAGATGGCAATGAACGAGGCCCAGCGCGCAGCCTTCGACCCCCGAAAGCAGCAGCTAGCCAACAAGCGCAagggcgatgacgatgacgacaagGACAGAAAGCGGAGGAAGAACGACAAGGACGGGTCATCAGAGTCATACAAAGCCGCCTTAAAGGCTGGTCAACTTCAAAAGATTCGAGAGGCTGAGCAGAGCAGCAAGCGTCGCGCGCTGGTCCTGCCGTCTCCTCAGGTCAGCGAGGGGGAGTTGGAAGATATTGTCAAGATGGGAAAGATGGGTGAGGCTGCCAACTTGAGGGCGCGAGAAAGCGAGAACGATGCGACGCGAGGACTTGTCAACACATATTCGACCCTTAACTCGAACGCCCCTATTCGAACGCCCAAGGCCCCTGAGCAAGAAGATCACATCGCCAACGAAATTCGAAATATCCGAGCCCTTAATGAAACCAAGTCAGCCCTTCTCGGCGGCGAGAATACCCCTCTCCATGAAGGTGCTTCGTCAACCGGCTTTGATGGAATTACCCCCCGAAAGCAGAcaatctcaacaccaaacccCCTGGCTACACCGCTAAGAGGACCTGATGGTGTTGGCGCGACGCCTCGTCGACCAGGACAGACCCCATTACGGACACCACGAGACACCCTCGCTCTAAACCAAGATGATGGCATGTCGATGACTTCCGCTACTCCCCGAGACATCAGGATGAGGGAAGTGGCTCTACGCAGTCAGCTGAAGTCGGGTCTTGCATCACTTCCCAAGCCCAAAGATACGGAGTGGGAGTTCGATATTCCGGACGAACAGAATGAAGCTATgcaggttgatgagatgacCGAGGAGGATGCCGCAGAGCGAGACCGTCGAGAACGGGAGAGGCGAGAAGCGGAGGAGGCTCTCGAGTTCCGAAGACGCACTCAAGTCATGCAGAAGAACCTGCCTCGGCCGGTTCGGGTCAATTTTACCGATCTGGTGAAGAAGGCAAGCCGTATTACCAACGAAGCTCAGTCACTCATCGCCAAGGAGTCAGCCATGCTTATGGCTAACGATGCCATGAGATACCCCCTTCCAGGTGGTCAGGTCAACGGTGCGCCCCGAGCATTACAACATATTGACGATGATGCCCTTGCTGAAGCTCGCCTCTTAATCATGTCGGAGACAAAGCCCCTTCCTAGCCTTGAAGATATCCAGAGTGCGTTCGAAGCTCGTGCAAGCAGCTCGCTGCTCCTGGGCTTGGGATGTtacaacgacgacgaggaagagcaaGGGGTGGCGATGAAGGCGGCATTTGAT TCTGTTCAAGATTCTATCATGGCATCAGCCGAGCAGGGTGCCAAGCTGGAAAAGAAGCTGTCACTTCATCTTGGAGGTTACCAGAAGCGGCAAAAGATGCTGCGCGACAAGATGGGCGGCGCAGCCGATGCTCTAGAGAAGGCCCGGTCCGCACTGGCTGGTTTCAAGACCCTGGCCATCTCAGAGGATGTGGCTATCGAACGACGACTGAATGCATTGCGTGAAGAGGTTGGCTTTGTGAGCCGACGAGAGAGAGAAGCGCAGGAGGAGTAcaggaaggccaaggaggagctggacggGCTGATGACAAACGGAGTCAATGGGGTTCATTAA
- a CDS encoding Exocyst complex component EXO84 codes for MSEERSKIYSLRSGKRKKRPTISAPRQISSPILQDGSAKPPPVNEAAPRPRPRPPPVAGTKTSDLVKRRYSTRFNALPTNNYNAGAPPMPPAPSLGNYEPRDHAAARPPPSRAGAAPVVDMKALRDPDLTPDQYVAAVLSDATEDQIREFEDSLRKVKVRVGTDLQQSVMQNRTQFIKISKEAEKLKSEMRNLRNFMSELKVNTTAMRAAAAKGDDSNMSGDLTLSKRDRRSSVADRSALWNTQMQALYKGVEGSQKFLPNAAGRHVVQNAGPWIELDNATYKSRRAMQIFLLNDHLLIASRKKRKTDASNSDARGPMMKMVADRCWPLLDVEVVDMTSTAESGGRNKLADAIMVRGVGQESFIYRTEKPQDPEKKQLLLNVRKAVEQLRKGLRSEMEANNKARETINYFASRDPGLLQKTELLATLSDIKDMLIEVDGKQHNLRWVESEMDDLDIDVAMQRFEVAVVRVEKLKAIARGLKNNAIAQDFINFKVGERCAKLASMIVRELEMTHDNNAKTRRNVSWLTRLGFEDSARESYLAARTDTIHKRARQCIFQGDLHLYIWELSFVYFTIIHNTVQCFQSCFPPPMMSVCVKWSKEEVEAFNVILARQLSSTEPGGAVWTQCMDRAKEHAKKLSEVGLDFVNLVGRDLQSNGPVEEEAPIGLGLS; via the exons ATGTCGGAGGAGCGCAGCAAGATATACTCGCTCCGCAGCggcaagaggaagaagcgccCGACCATCAGCGCCCCCAGACAGATCTCGAGTCCTATTCTTCAGGATGGCTCAGCCAAACCGCCGCCAGTTAACGAAGCTgcccctcgacctcgaccgCGTCCACCTCCAGTGGCTGGTACAAAG ACCTCGGATCTTGTAAAGCGACGATACTCGACACGGTTCAATGCTCTACCTACCAACAATTACAATGCCGGTGCTCCCCCAATGCCGCCAGCGCCCTCTTTGGGTAACTACGAGCCCAGAGACCATGCCGCTGCCCGACCGCCCCCCTCACGAGCCGGAGCTGCCCCCGTCGTGGACATGAAGGCACTGCGAGACCCAGACCTGACTCCGGATCAATACGTCGCGGCCGTCCTGAGCGATGCGACCGAGGATCAGATCCGCGAGTTCGAGGACTCGCTCCGCAAGGTCAAAGTTCGTGTGGGAACAGACCTGCAGCAGAGCGTCATGCAGAACAGGACACAGTTCATCAAGATCAGCAAGGAggcggagaagctcaagagcgAGATGAGAAATCTAAGGAACTTCATGTCGGAGCTCAAGGTGAACACAACGGCAATGAGGGCAGCCGCCGCAAAGGGCGACGACTCCAACATGTCTGGGGACCTCACGCTCAGCAAGAGGGACAGGCGAAGCTCCGTCGCAGACAGAAGCGCTCTCTGGAATACACAGATGCAAGCACTATACAAGGGCGTGGAAGGATCTCAAAAGTTCCTCCCTAACGCGGCAGGACGTCATGTTGTCCAGAACGCAGGACCTTGGATCGAGCTGGACAATGCCACGTACAAGTCACGCCGGGCGATGCAGATCTTTTTGCTCAACGATCACCTGCTCATAGCATCGCGTAAGAAGCGAAAGACTGATGCGTCGAATTCCGACGCGCGAGggccgatgatgaagatggtggcgGACCGCTGCTGGCCGCTCCTGGATGTCGAGGTGGTGGACATGACGAGTACTGCAGAGTCTGGAGGGCGCAACAAGCTGGCTGATGCCATCATGGTGCGAGGAGTCGGACAGGAATCTTTCATCTATCGGACGGAGAAACCTCAGGACcccgagaagaagcagctgcTTCTCAATGTGCGCAAAGCAGTTGAGCAGCTTCGCAAGGGTCTTCGGTCTGAGATGGAGGCCAACAACAAGGCACGCGAGACGATAAACTACTTTGCCTCTCGAGACCCCGGTCTCCTTCAAAAGACGGAGCTCCTGGCGACTCTGTCCGATATCAAGGACATGCTCATCGAGGTGGACGGCAAGCAGCACAACCTGCGCTGGGTCGAGAGTGAGATGGACGACCTCGATATTGATGTTGCGATGCAGAGGTTCGAGGTGGCTGTTGTCCgcgtcgagaagctcaaggcaaTTGCTCGAGGGCTCAAGAACAATGCCATCGCTCAGGATTTCATCAACTTTAAAGTCGGCGAGCGATGTGCCAAGTTGGCTAGCATGATTGTTCGTGAGCTTGAAATGACACACGACAACAATGCCAAGACGCGGCGCAACGTCAGCTGGCTGACCAGACTTGGATTTGAAGACAGTGCTAGGGAGTCATACCTGGCAGCGAGGACAGACACGATTCACAAGCGAGCAAG GCAATGCATCTTTCAGGGAGACCTCCACCTCTATATCTGGGAGCTCTCGTTTGTGTATTTCACCATTATCCACAACACGGTGCAGTGCTTCCAGTCCTGCTTCCCTCCTCCCATGATGAGTGTGTGTGTCAAGTGGtccaaggaggaggtggaaGCGTTCAACGTGATCCTAGCACGGCAGCTTAGTAGCACGGAGCCTGGGGGAGCAGTTTGGACGCAGTGCATGGACAGGGCCAAGGAGCACGCCAAGAAGCTGTCAGAAGTCGGTTTGGACTTTGTCAACCTGGTGGGACGGGACCTGCAGAGCAACGGTCcagtggaagaggaggcgCCTATCGGGCTGGGGTTGTCGTGA